From the genome of Suricata suricatta isolate VVHF042 chromosome 3, meerkat_22Aug2017_6uvM2_HiC, whole genome shotgun sequence, one region includes:
- the MRPL44 gene encoding 39S ribosomal protein L44, mitochondrial, translating to MAFGLGRLLLRGPRCLLAPAAPTLVQPVRGVKKGFRAAFRFQKELERWRLLRCPPPPVRRSEKPNWDYHAEIQAFGHRLQETFSLDLLKTAFVNSCYIQSEEAKRQNLGIDKEAVLLNLKDNQELSEQGTSFSKTCLTQFLEDAFPDLPTEGIQSLIDFLTGEEVVCHVARNLAVEQLTLSAEFPVPPPVLQRTFFAVIGALLQSSGPERAALFIRDFLITQMTGKELFEIWKIINPMGLLVEELKKRNISAPESRLTRQSGSTTALPVFFVGLYCERQLIAEGPGETALAAEDEAARVALRRLFGFTENRRPWDYSAPLGTPRARATGAASSPGGRAAA from the exons ATGGCATTCGGCCTGGGGAGACTGCTCTTGCGGGGGCCTCGCTGCCTTTTGGCACCGGCCGCCCCCACCCTCGTCCAGCCTGTTCGGGGCGTGAAGAAGGGATTTCGCGCCGCCTTCCGCTTCCAGAAGGAGTTAGAGCGGTGGCGCCTGCTCCGGTGCCCGCCGCCGCCCGTGCGCCG TTCAGAGAAGCCCAACTGGGATTACCACGCGGAAATACAAGCTTTTGGACATCGGTTACAGGAAACGTTTTCCTTAGATCTCCTCAAAACTGCGTTTGTTAATAGCTGCTATATTCAAAGTGAGGAGGCCAAGCGCCAAAACCTTGGGATAGACAAAGAAGCTGTTCTTCTGAATCTTAAAGACAATCAGGAACTCTCTGAACAAGGGACATCTTTTTCAAAAACTTGCCTCACACAATTTCTTGAGGATGCATTCCCAGACTTGCCCACTGAAGGCATTCAGAGTCTCATTGACTTTCTCACTGGTGAGGAAGTGGTGTGTCACGTGGCCAGAAACTTGGCCGTGGAGCAGTTAACTCTGAGTGCAGAATTTCCAGTTCCCCCGCCTGTCTTACAGCGGACTTTCTTCGCAGTGATTGGAGCCTTGCTGCAGAGCAGCGGCCCCGAGAGGGCTGCTCTTTTCATCAGG GACTTCTTAATTACCCAGATGACTGGAAAAGAACTCTTTGAGATTTGGAAGATCATAAATCCCATGGGGCTCCTGGTAGAAGAACTgaagaaaaggaatatttcaGCTCCTGAATCGAGACTCACCAGGCAGTCTGGAAGCACCACAGCTTTGCCTGTGTTTTTTGTTGGCCTCTACTG TGAGAGACAGCTGATCGCCGAGGGGCCCGGGGAGACGGCGCTGGCGGCGGAGGACGAGGCGGCGCGCGTGGCGCTGCGCAGGCTCTTCGGGTTCACGGAGAACCGCCGGCCCTGGGACTACTCCGCGCCGCTGGGGACGCCGCGGGCTCGGGCGACCGGCGCGGCCAGCTCCCCCGGTGGCCGCGCCGCAGCCTGA